In Deltaproteobacteria bacterium HGW-Deltaproteobacteria-6, one genomic interval encodes:
- a CDS encoding hybrid sensor histidine kinase/response regulator, whose product MKNILIVDDIAENRYVLEKMLEAQQLKVTSAENGKAALDAAYADPPDLVISDILMPVMDGYALCKTWKADERLKHIPFIFYTATYTGPRDEAFAIKLGADRFIIKPQEPKVFVELLKEFITEEFNHPSENKQPLGSEMEYFRQYNAILFNKLEKKVAELEQVNQRLNQEIDERKRAEEKLLSLTQAVEEGPAAIILTDLNGVIEYVNPKFLQVSGYSDQELMGKNVSFLKTPETHFDVYNDMWAAIKSDNVWRGELCNKRKDGEMFWVHLTMSPLKNADGVITKFMAIMEDTTERRQLEAQLRQSQKLEGIGQLAGGVAHDFNNILTAIIGYAYLAYLNMQKDDPLKEHIKHILDYSEKAATITKSLLAFSRQQTTHPAHFNLNDLVSNFQKLLRHLLRENIEIQTKCADGILSVLVDQVQIEQVIMNLATNARDAMPQGGSFIITTSQVELHDEFIKTHGYGKAGSYAEITVADTGIGMDQETQEKIFDPFFTTKEQGKGTGLGMAIVYGIVKKHNGFITVDSELGKGTRYKILLPIVRAAEPTEKKKTEGMAVPRGTETILIAEDDAGIRDLVTTILTDHGYEVIGSADGEEAIDRFSENKEKVALVMLDGIMPKKNGKEAYIEIKALNPEVKVIFMSGYSENMIDLEATKFKDVHFLQKPVLPSNILKKVREVLDN is encoded by the coding sequence ATGAAGAACATACTGATTGTCGATGATATTGCTGAAAATCGTTACGTCCTGGAAAAAATGCTGGAAGCGCAGCAATTAAAAGTCACATCCGCCGAAAATGGTAAAGCGGCTCTGGATGCGGCCTATGCTGATCCGCCGGATCTGGTGATTAGTGATATTCTCATGCCCGTCATGGATGGATACGCCTTATGCAAAACCTGGAAAGCGGATGAGCGTTTAAAGCATATTCCCTTTATCTTTTATACGGCAACTTACACGGGTCCCAGGGATGAAGCGTTTGCGATAAAACTTGGCGCGGACCGTTTCATTATTAAACCGCAGGAACCAAAGGTTTTTGTTGAATTGCTGAAAGAGTTTATCACTGAAGAGTTTAACCACCCATCTGAAAACAAGCAGCCCCTGGGTTCGGAGATGGAATATTTCAGACAGTACAATGCAATTCTCTTCAATAAACTGGAGAAGAAAGTTGCCGAACTGGAACAGGTCAATCAGCGCCTGAATCAGGAAATCGATGAGCGCAAGCGGGCTGAAGAGAAATTGCTCAGTCTCACGCAGGCCGTTGAAGAGGGCCCGGCGGCCATTATTTTAACCGATCTCAACGGGGTCATAGAATACGTCAATCCAAAGTTTTTGCAGGTGAGCGGATATTCCGATCAGGAATTGATGGGTAAAAATGTGAGCTTCCTGAAGACGCCCGAAACGCACTTTGATGTTTATAACGATATGTGGGCGGCGATCAAGTCCGATAACGTCTGGCGGGGTGAATTATGCAACAAGAGGAAAGACGGCGAAATGTTCTGGGTGCACCTGACGATGTCGCCGCTTAAAAACGCCGACGGGGTTATCACCAAGTTTATGGCGATCATGGAGGATACAACGGAACGGAGGCAGCTTGAGGCGCAGTTGAGACAATCTCAAAAGCTGGAGGGCATCGGCCAGCTGGCGGGAGGCGTAGCGCATGATTTTAATAACATCCTGACCGCTATTATCGGTTACGCGTATTTGGCCTATCTGAACATGCAAAAGGATGATCCACTCAAAGAACACATCAAGCATATTCTGGATTATTCCGAAAAGGCCGCAACCATTACTAAAAGTCTGCTGGCCTTCAGCCGTCAGCAGACAACGCACCCGGCTCATTTTAACTTAAACGATCTGGTCTCTAATTTTCAGAAATTACTAAGACATTTATTGCGGGAAAATATTGAAATACAGACAAAGTGCGCAGACGGGATTTTATCTGTTCTGGTTGACCAGGTGCAGATCGAACAGGTTATCATGAATCTGGCCACCAACGCGCGGGATGCCATGCCTCAGGGAGGCAGCTTCATCATTACAACCAGTCAGGTTGAACTCCATGACGAATTCATTAAAACCCATGGCTACGGGAAAGCCGGTTCCTATGCGGAAATAACGGTGGCGGATACGGGAATCGGGATGGATCAGGAAACTCAGGAAAAAATATTCGATCCTTTTTTCACAACCAAAGAACAGGGCAAAGGCACCGGTCTGGGTATGGCTATTGTTTACGGTATCGTCAAGAAGCATAACGGTTTTATTACCGTGGACAGTGAGTTGGGGAAAGGCACCCGATACAAAATCCTTTTGCCGATCGTTCGCGCTGCTGAACCGACTGAAAAGAAAAAGACTGAAGGAATGGCGGTTCCCAGGGGAACGGAAACCATTCTGATTGCCGAAGATGATGCGGGTATCCGGGATCTGGTTACAACCATATTAACGGATCACGGCTATGAGGTCATCGGTTCCGCGGATGGCGAAGAAGCCATAGACCGCTTCAGTGAAAATAAAGAAAAGGTGGCGCTGGTCATGCTGGACGGCATCATGCCTAAGAAAAACGGCAAAGAGGCTTATATCGAAATTAAAGCTCTCAATCCGGAGGTGAAGGTGATCTTCATGAGCGGATATTCGGAAAACATGATCGACCTTGAAGCAACAAAATTCAAGGATGTTCATTTTCTGCAAAAACCTGTTCTGCCTTCAAATATTCTGAAAAAAGTTCGTGAAGTGCTGGATAATTAA
- a CDS encoding response regulator, with translation MKRNILVIEDNEQNLYLVRFILEKNGYQVHAAMDGEAGIDMANQLKPDLILLDIQLPVMDGYAVAQNLRANPQLSGTPIVAVTSHAMVGDREKAMQVGCNGYIEKPINPDTFMAEVELHLIK, from the coding sequence ATGAAAAGGAATATTCTGGTTATTGAAGATAATGAACAAAACCTTTATCTGGTGAGGTTCATTCTGGAAAAGAACGGCTATCAGGTTCATGCCGCCATGGACGGCGAGGCAGGGATTGACATGGCGAATCAGTTAAAGCCGGACTTGATCCTGCTGGATATTCAGCTTCCGGTCATGGACGGTTACGCCGTTGCCCAGAACCTGCGCGCCAATCCTCAGCTTTCGGGCACGCCCATTGTTGCCGTGACGTCTCATGCCATGGTCGGCGACCGCGAGAAAGCCATGCAGGTAGGGTGCAATGGTTATATAGAGAAACCGATTAATCCGGATACTTTTATGGCGGAAGTCGAACTTCATCTGATAAAGTAA
- a CDS encoding sensor histidine kinase translates to MPAYQKSIDRQRRAARFVLWLRRFFILLLILFLGVPLAQAENRVVKVGVYENAPKIFTDESGKPAGIFVDVIEYIAKKEGWTLEYVSGTWVAGLDRLAGGEIDLMPDVAYTAEREETYSFHKVPILSSWYLVYAPKGSNIHSILDLNEKRILVLDRSVQQQAFARLSKGFGLNVTLVAVPDYKTMFETVARGGAHAAITNRFYGMRHAKQFGLENTAVIFEPSDLFFAAPKNASRQLLDAVDKHLSVLKKDTQSAYYASLRRWTSEEVRFKIPAWLQILALIAGVVLLMSLAGSVVLKHQVNVRTLELKRINQEMEQRIIERTAQLAAAMEKAQAADRIKSAFLATMSHELRTPLNSIIGFTGILIQRLGGPLNEEQDKQLHMVYNSAKHLLDLINDVLDISKIEAQQLNVTSESFNLSDCVQKVVKSSQPLADKKGIELSATIAPDIGLIKSDRRRVEQILLNLISNAVKFTERGFVRLNCTVQENKIIIAVQDSGIGIKTEDMDILFNAFRQIESGITRKYDGTGLGLAISKKLANLLGGEIEVESVWGKGSTFRLILRGEE, encoded by the coding sequence ATGCCGGCATATCAGAAAAGCATTGACAGACAGCGCAGAGCGGCCCGCTTTGTGCTGTGGTTGCGACGGTTTTTCATCCTGTTGCTTATTTTATTTCTTGGCGTTCCCCTGGCCCAGGCCGAAAACCGTGTTGTGAAAGTCGGCGTCTATGAAAATGCGCCAAAGATTTTCACAGACGAATCCGGCAAGCCGGCCGGTATCTTTGTTGATGTTATCGAATATATTGCCAAAAAAGAAGGCTGGACGCTGGAATATGTATCCGGTACATGGGTTGCGGGATTGGATCGTCTGGCCGGAGGCGAGATTGACTTGATGCCGGATGTGGCCTATACGGCGGAACGGGAGGAGACATATTCCTTTCATAAAGTGCCGATTCTTTCCTCCTGGTATCTGGTATATGCTCCGAAGGGCAGCAATATCCATTCCATATTGGATTTGAACGAAAAGCGAATTCTTGTTCTGGATCGCTCGGTTCAGCAGCAGGCATTTGCCCGGCTGAGCAAGGGATTTGGCTTGAACGTCACCCTCGTTGCGGTGCCGGATTACAAAACCATGTTTGAGACGGTTGCCCGGGGTGGCGCTCATGCGGCGATCACCAACCGTTTTTACGGGATGAGACACGCCAAGCAATTCGGACTGGAGAATACGGCGGTCATTTTCGAACCCTCCGACCTCTTTTTCGCGGCGCCCAAAAACGCTTCCCGGCAGTTGCTGGATGCAGTTGACAAACATCTTTCCGTTCTGAAGAAAGACACGCAGTCGGCATATTATGCGTCCCTGAGACGATGGACATCCGAAGAGGTCCGTTTCAAAATTCCGGCATGGCTGCAAATCCTTGCCCTCATTGCCGGTGTTGTCCTGCTCATGAGTCTGGCGGGAAGTGTTGTTTTAAAGCATCAAGTCAACGTGCGAACGCTGGAATTGAAAAGAATCAATCAGGAAATGGAACAACGCATTATCGAGCGAACGGCCCAGCTGGCCGCCGCTATGGAAAAAGCGCAGGCAGCCGACCGGATCAAATCCGCATTTCTGGCGACAATGTCCCACGAGCTGCGCACGCCGCTTAATTCCATCATTGGTTTTACCGGTATCCTTATTCAACGCCTGGGAGGGCCGTTAAATGAGGAACAGGATAAACAGCTCCATATGGTTTATAACAGCGCCAAACATCTGCTGGATCTCATCAATGACGTTCTGGACATTTCCAAGATAGAAGCCCAGCAACTCAACGTTACCAGCGAAAGTTTCAACCTGAGCGATTGTGTGCAAAAAGTTGTGAAAAGTTCACAGCCCCTGGCCGACAAGAAAGGGATTGAGCTTTCCGCGACAATTGCGCCTGACATCGGCCTGATCAAAAGCGACCGGCGCCGCGTGGAGCAGATTCTGTTGAACTTAATCAGCAATGCCGTCAAGTTTACGGAGCGGGGATTTGTCCGGCTGAATTGCACCGTCCAAGAAAACAAAATCATCATCGCTGTTCAGGATTCGGGGATCGGCATCAAAACGGAAGATATGGACATTCTTTTCAATGCCTTTCGGCAGATCGAATCCGGCATCACCCGAAAATATGACGGCACGGGATTGGGGCTGGCTATCAGCAAGAAGCTGGCGAATCTGCTGGGCGGTGAAATCGAGGTGGAAAGCGTTTGGGGAAAAGGCAGCACCTTCCGTTTAATTTTGCGCGGCGAAGAATAA
- the prmA gene encoding 50S ribosomal protein L11 methyltransferase translates to MNMTQKEPEKWLKIEITAAVNLIDALSNFLEETGAQGVFSESLLPPGASDFPEQGDVEVIQAFFPADVRSEKRIYTVRKYLKSLEEIFPDVDAPSLTTEIISDPDWGEQWKKYFKPIRVCKNIVVKPTWERYTPASRDIVVEIDPGMAFGTGQHASTRMCMEAIEDIILKDRSVKEWTVLDVGCGTGILGITAAKMGAQDVVCVDNDPKATEIAAQNAVINKVDDRLRILNEDAAQISQPRNLVIANLTAKLLLKLHTQLVRLLMPGGYLIISGIIEPDVPAIEEHFIVAPLVKHSVLTEKEWVCYVLKRNPADVKS, encoded by the coding sequence ATGAACATGACTCAAAAAGAACCGGAAAAATGGTTGAAAATTGAAATAACGGCGGCTGTGAATTTAATTGATGCGCTGAGTAATTTTCTGGAGGAAACAGGCGCGCAGGGCGTCTTTTCGGAATCGCTGCTGCCGCCCGGCGCGAGTGATTTTCCGGAGCAGGGAGACGTTGAAGTGATTCAAGCTTTTTTCCCCGCTGATGTCCGCAGCGAGAAGCGGATTTACACCGTGCGCAAATATTTAAAAAGTCTTGAGGAGATTTTCCCTGATGTTGACGCGCCCTCGCTCACGACCGAGATCATTTCCGATCCGGACTGGGGCGAGCAGTGGAAAAAGTATTTCAAACCGATTCGTGTCTGCAAAAATATCGTTGTCAAACCGACTTGGGAAAGATATACGCCCGCCAGCCGCGATATTGTGGTGGAAATTGATCCGGGCATGGCTTTCGGCACCGGTCAGCACGCGTCCACCCGCATGTGCATGGAAGCCATTGAGGATATTATTTTGAAGGATCGTTCCGTCAAAGAATGGACCGTGCTCGATGTCGGCTGCGGCACGGGAATTCTGGGCATTACGGCCGCTAAGATGGGCGCGCAGGATGTGGTTTGCGTGGACAATGATCCCAAGGCGACGGAAATCGCGGCCCAGAACGCTGTCATCAACAAGGTGGACGACCGTTTACGAATATTAAATGAAGACGCGGCGCAAATCAGTCAGCCCCGCAATCTGGTCATAGCCAATCTCACGGCAAAATTGCTGCTGAAGCTGCACACGCAGCTCGTCAGGCTGCTCATGCCCGGCGGCTATCTGATTATTTCCGGAATCATCGAACCCGATGTTCCCGCGATTGAAGAGCATTTCATCGTCGCGCCGCTTGTAAAACACAGCGTCCTGACCGAAAAGGAATGGGTCTGCTACGTGCTGAAAAGAAATCCGGCGGATGTGAAATCCTGA
- a CDS encoding GntR family transcriptional regulator, whose protein sequence is MPESLMEPIRTDSLKDIFVLRFEELILSGKFQIGQKLPSERELALQLGVSRPVVHEGLVELASRGLCSLKPRFGAVVNDYRKEGSITLLASLIQYQKGRLEPELLESLLQIRMLLEPAFARIAAENRTEEQVRDFHNILGKEVSTDKRNVQKITDLDFEFHLLIAVASGNRVYPLLLNSFRQVYTNLSGQFFKDQKVTATVHGYHRALTAAIDAGNGAKATSVMKEILRHGEKHLRTIIDQEG, encoded by the coding sequence ATGCCCGAATCTTTAATGGAACCCATCCGGACAGACAGCCTCAAAGATATTTTTGTTCTTCGGTTTGAAGAGCTGATTCTTTCCGGGAAATTTCAAATAGGACAGAAGCTTCCATCGGAGCGGGAGCTTGCCCTTCAACTTGGCGTCAGCCGTCCGGTGGTGCATGAAGGCTTGGTAGAGCTTGCGTCGCGCGGACTTTGCTCCCTCAAACCGCGCTTTGGCGCTGTCGTGAATGATTACCGCAAGGAAGGCTCCATTACCCTGCTTGCCTCACTGATCCAGTATCAGAAAGGCAGGCTGGAACCCGAACTTCTGGAAAGCCTGCTGCAGATCAGAATGCTTTTGGAGCCGGCCTTCGCCAGAATCGCGGCCGAAAATCGGACTGAAGAACAGGTGAGAGATTTTCACAACATTCTCGGAAAGGAAGTGTCCACCGACAAACGGAATGTTCAAAAGATAACGGATCTCGACTTTGAATTTCACCTTCTGATTGCCGTGGCTTCAGGCAACAGGGTTTATCCGCTTCTTTTAAATTCATTCCGGCAGGTTTACACGAATCTTTCCGGCCAGTTTTTTAAAGATCAGAAAGTAACCGCCACTGTTCACGGATACCACAGGGCGCTGACTGCGGCAATTGATGCCGGAAACGGCGCCAAGGCAACATCCGTCATGAAAGAAATTCTTCGTCATGGAGAGAAGCATCTTCGCACCATCATCGATCAGGAAGGATAG
- a CDS encoding glycyl-radical enzyme activating protein produces the protein MTQHQTPTGIILEILRMSTEDGPGIRTTVFFKGCSLACGWCHNPESIRSEPQIQWMKTGCIGCGICVETCPEKALTRTPGGIMIDRQLCTGCGLCTQECPTTAMELLGKKWNVQDLVRELVKDRAYFEKSEGGVTLSGGEAALQHDFCLALLKELRGRGIRTALDTCGQVPRSVLAGLLPYVDILLYDLKEIDPVKHKKHTGAGNEKILANAVFAAHFKKSHPYPKTLWVRTPVIPGATDTAENIRGIGDFIHAKLEGAVDRWELCAFNNLCRDKYQRLGMDWSFAETDLPEASRMEELTRIAKSRVSPSIVCWSGSTKLIKSTDNKTTGETQPESNPSYNC, from the coding sequence ATGACGCAGCACCAGACCCCAACGGGCATTATTCTGGAAATTCTCCGCATGTCCACCGAAGACGGCCCCGGCATCCGGACAACGGTTTTCTTCAAGGGCTGTTCGCTTGCCTGCGGATGGTGCCACAACCCCGAAAGCATCCGTTCAGAACCGCAGATTCAGTGGATGAAAACCGGCTGCATCGGATGCGGCATCTGCGTGGAAACCTGTCCGGAAAAAGCGTTGACCAGGACCCCCGGAGGGATCATGATCGACCGTCAGCTCTGCACCGGCTGCGGTTTATGCACACAGGAATGCCCCACCACCGCCATGGAACTCTTGGGTAAAAAATGGAACGTTCAGGATCTGGTGCGTGAACTCGTTAAAGACCGTGCTTATTTTGAGAAGTCCGAAGGCGGCGTCACGCTGTCCGGCGGCGAAGCGGCCCTGCAGCACGATTTCTGTCTGGCCCTCTTGAAAGAGCTCAGGGGCCGGGGCATCCGGACGGCGCTGGATACCTGCGGGCAGGTGCCCCGGAGCGTGCTTGCCGGTTTGTTGCCTTATGTCGATATTCTGCTTTATGATCTCAAGGAAATCGATCCGGTAAAGCATAAAAAGCATACCGGCGCAGGCAACGAAAAAATTCTGGCCAATGCGGTGTTTGCGGCACACTTTAAAAAATCTCATCCTTATCCCAAAACACTCTGGGTCCGCACGCCGGTTATTCCGGGCGCCACGGATACGGCTGAAAACATCCGGGGCATCGGCGATTTCATCCATGCCAAGCTTGAAGGCGCCGTTGACCGGTGGGAATTGTGCGCCTTTAACAATCTATGCCGGGACAAGTATCAGCGGCTGGGTATGGACTGGTCTTTCGCCGAAACGGATCTTCCGGAGGCGTCACGGATGGAGGAACTGACCCGGATCGCCAAAAGCCGGGTGTCGCCATCGATTGTCTGTTGGAGCGGATCGACAAAACTTATAAAAAGCACGGATAATAAAACAACGGGAGAAACGCAACCTGAAAGCAATCCGTCATACAATTGCTGA
- a CDS encoding nitroreductase → MNIHDFRKPENNVHELFVSRWSPRAMSGEEIDEATLMTLFEAARWAPSSNNNQPWRFIYARRNTPGWNTIFGLMNEANQAWAKNAAVLMVVISKTTFDSGKPARTHSYDTGAAWISLALQGSLKNLVVHGMQGFDYERAKKELQVPDDYQVEAMIAIGKHGKKEDLPDYQQEREFPSARKSIAEIAMEGKFRTA, encoded by the coding sequence ATGAACATTCATGATTTCAGAAAACCGGAAAATAATGTCCATGAACTGTTTGTCAGCCGCTGGTCGCCCCGGGCCATGTCCGGCGAGGAAATCGATGAAGCGACGCTGATGACTTTGTTTGAAGCCGCCCGCTGGGCGCCGTCGTCCAATAACAATCAGCCCTGGCGATTTATTTATGCCCGCCGTAACACACCCGGCTGGAATACGATCTTCGGTCTGATGAACGAAGCCAATCAAGCCTGGGCAAAAAACGCCGCCGTGCTGATGGTTGTTATTTCCAAAACCACTTTTGATTCCGGCAAACCGGCCCGGACGCACTCCTATGATACCGGCGCCGCCTGGATCAGCCTTGCCTTGCAGGGATCGCTGAAAAATCTGGTTGTTCACGGCATGCAGGGTTTTGACTATGAGAGGGCGAAGAAAGAATTGCAGGTGCCGGATGATTATCAGGTGGAGGCCATGATCGCCATAGGGAAGCACGGCAAAAAAGAGGATTTGCCCGACTATCAGCAGGAGCGGGAATTTCCTTCAGCGAGAAAAAGTATTGCGGAAATTGCCATGGAGGGAAAGTTCAGGACAGCTTAG
- a CDS encoding DNA polymerase/3'-5' exonuclease PolX yields MSKEKVIEILEDIAVLLELTGENPFKSRAYSNAARNLEKVGEDLGWLAGQGKLYEIEGVGLAIGKKITELLSTGKLDYYEKLKASVPPGHLDMLKISGLGPKKIHALYKELGITTVGELEYACHENRLAELKGFGRKSQANILAGIERFKHYSERRLYDEVAGHADRLLEYLKKNKDVSAVSIAGSLRRGNETIKDIDILASSSKPEKLAEAFAGYGEAASVIARGDTKVSIRLQSGINADLRMVSHDEFPYALHHFTGSREHNTAMRGRAKDRGLKMNEYGLFQGEQNVICRNEAEIFAALGLQYIEPELRENMGEIEAAERGELPHLIEAKDIRGIFHLHTNYSDGADSLENMAAAVKAMGLQYIGVSDHSRSAFYAGGLKVEDIARQHAAIDVLNRKLAPFHIFKGIESDVAADGRLDYDEEILSQFDFVIAAVHSGFNLPEAEMTARVKAALSNPFTTMLAHPTGRLLLSREPYAVNIGDLIDAAADYGKALELNANPQRLDLDWRNCIHAAKKGVKIAINPDAHSVDGLRHIQLGVKIARKGWLTKGDCLNCLDLSAMKKYLANRHP; encoded by the coding sequence ATTTCTAAAGAAAAAGTCATCGAAATTCTTGAAGACATCGCCGTTTTGCTGGAATTGACCGGAGAAAATCCCTTTAAATCCCGTGCCTATTCCAATGCCGCCCGGAATCTGGAAAAAGTCGGGGAGGATCTCGGTTGGCTGGCTGGTCAGGGGAAGCTTTATGAAATTGAGGGCGTAGGCCTGGCCATCGGCAAGAAAATCACGGAACTTCTGTCAACCGGCAAACTGGATTATTATGAAAAACTTAAAGCGTCCGTTCCCCCCGGCCATCTGGATATGCTCAAAATCAGCGGGCTCGGTCCCAAGAAAATTCATGCGTTATATAAGGAATTGGGCATCACGACGGTCGGCGAACTGGAATACGCCTGCCACGAAAATCGCCTGGCGGAACTTAAAGGGTTTGGCCGGAAATCGCAGGCCAACATTCTGGCCGGCATCGAAAGGTTCAAACACTATTCGGAAAGACGGTTATATGACGAAGTCGCAGGCCATGCCGATCGGCTGCTGGAATATTTGAAAAAGAACAAGGATGTCTCCGCCGTCAGCATTGCCGGTTCGCTGCGCCGCGGCAATGAGACGATTAAGGACATTGATATTCTCGCTTCTTCATCCAAACCCGAAAAGTTAGCGGAGGCCTTTGCGGGATATGGCGAGGCTGCTTCGGTCATTGCCCGGGGCGATACGAAAGTCAGCATCCGCCTGCAATCCGGCATCAACGCGGATTTGCGCATGGTGTCACACGATGAATTCCCTTACGCCCTGCATCATTTCACCGGCAGCAGGGAGCACAATACGGCCATGCGCGGCCGGGCTAAAGACCGGGGCTTAAAAATGAATGAGTACGGCCTCTTTCAGGGTGAACAAAACGTGATCTGCCGTAACGAAGCGGAAATATTTGCAGCCCTCGGTCTTCAATATATCGAACCGGAACTGCGTGAAAACATGGGCGAGATTGAAGCAGCCGAAAGAGGCGAATTGCCGCATTTGATTGAGGCAAAAGACATCCGGGGTATTTTTCATTTGCACACCAACTACAGCGACGGCGCGGACAGCCTCGAAAATATGGCAGCCGCGGTAAAAGCAATGGGGCTTCAATATATCGGCGTCAGCGATCACAGCCGTTCGGCTTTTTACGCCGGAGGATTGAAGGTGGAAGATATCGCCAGACAGCATGCCGCAATTGACGTGCTCAACCGGAAGCTTGCGCCGTTTCATATTTTTAAAGGGATTGAATCGGACGTTGCTGCGGATGGCCGCCTGGATTATGACGAGGAAATCCTGTCCCAGTTTGACTTTGTGATCGCGGCGGTGCATTCCGGTTTCAACCTGCCGGAAGCTGAAATGACGGCCCGCGTTAAAGCCGCGCTGTCCAATCCTTTTACCACCATGCTGGCGCATCCGACGGGTCGTCTGCTTTTATCGCGCGAACCTTATGCGGTCAATATCGGAGACCTTATCGATGCGGCAGCCGATTACGGCAAGGCGCTGGAACTCAATGCCAATCCGCAACGGTTGGATCTGGACTGGCGCAATTGCATCCATGCCGCAAAAAAAGGCGTGAAAATCGCCATCAATCCGGACGCGCATTCCGTCGATGGGCTGCGTCATATTCAGCTTGGTGTGAAAATTGCCCGCAAAGGCTGGCTCACCAAAGGTGATTGCCTGAATTGCCTGGACCTGTCAGCGATGAAAAAATATTTAGCCAACAGACATCCATAA